From a single Cyclobacterium marinum DSM 745 genomic region:
- a CDS encoding DUF7218 family protein produces the protein MKRIKNEAQYEALRDQGYSKEKSARIANSPDTKTGKKGGKAAPYEEWTREELYQKTKEIGMEGVSQLNKKELIEKLRNH, from the coding sequence ATGAAAAGGATTAAAAATGAAGCGCAGTATGAAGCGCTCAGAGATCAAGGATACAGTAAGGAAAAATCAGCTAGAATTGCCAATTCTCCAGATACAAAGACTGGAAAGAAAGGGGGTAAAGCTGCTCCATACGAAGAATGGACCAGAGAGGAACTCTATCAGAAAACAAAAGAGATTGGCATGGAGGGTGTAAGTCAATTGAATAAAAAAGAGTTGATCGAAAAATTAAGGAATCACTAA